The sequence TCTGGAACGCGAACATATCCACCCAGAAGCAGGAGGGCGGACTGCTGGACGCGGGCACGCTCGGCCCGGACTACGTCTTCAACACCCACTTCTACGACCAGAAGGCCATCTCCGGCATCCTGATGTGGGGCAAGGCGGCCGACGGACAGTACGCCTCCGACTTCGCAGCCGTCCGCGATCGCGCCTCGGCGGCCGGTACCGCCGCCGTGGTCAGCGAGTTCGGCCATCCGCTGTCCGGCACGGTGTCCGACAAGGCGCCGACCGTCCTCAAGGCCATGTACCAGGCACTCGACTCCCGCGTGCCCGGCGCGAGTTGGTGGACGAACCCGGCTGCCTCCGGCCCGGTGCTGTCCGGCTCGCAATGGCAGTGGGACCTCTACAGCGGCCGCCATCACGAGCCGATGAACGCCAACCCCGACAAGGTCGTCACCTCTGGCGACGCCTGGAACGGCGAGGATCTCTCCGCCGTGAAGCTCGGCGACTTCGGGAACGTGACCCTGCGCCAGGACGCCCGGCTGCTCGACCGGATCTACCCGAGCGCTACCGCCGGCACCACCCTCGCCTTCACCTACGAGGACCGCTCCCGGGACGGCTCGACCACCCTGACCTGGAACCCGGTGCCGAGTTCACTGCCGAACGTGGCACGTGTGGTGGGCTCGGGCCAGTACGGGCTGCTGGTATGGCGCTCGGGCGGCGGCACCGCACCCACCGAACTGCATCTGCCGGCCTCCTTCCCCGCCTCGGCGACCACCGTCGTCTCCGACCTGGGCACGGTGTACGCACCGCCCGCCTACACCGCCGCCACCCCGGTCGGCGTGGCCCCCGAGCCGGGCGGCAGCGGCAGCCGCCGGCTGCTGCTCACCGACACCGACACCGACACCGGCTCCAGCGCCCCGCACTATGCGCTGGTGACCAACGGGGCGACGGCGCCCTCGGCGGACCTGCTGAACGCGGCCAGGTCCGAGCTGGCCGCGTGGACGGCGGCGCACTTCTGACAGCGGCACGGCCTCCGGAGTGAGTGGGGGCACCCCGGAGGCCGTGGTCCGCGTGGCCCGCTCGGACCGCTCAACCGCCGCTCGGGCCCGTCCAGTCGGCCTGGACATGCCCCAGCCGGACGCGCTGCGGATGGTCGCCGACCGGGATCGACGTCACCTTGCGGCCCGTGGCGAAGTCGATCGCCGTGACCTGGTCGGCGCCGCTCTCGGAGACGACGCAGTCCTTGCCGTCGCCGCTGACCGTGGCCCAGTACGGCTTGGACGCGGTGATCAGCGGGCCCTCCTGGAGGGTGGCCCGGTCGACCACGGTGGCGTAGTCGTCCATGGTGCCCGCGACGCACAGCTTGGTGCCCCCGGGATTCATCGAGATACCGTGGTGGCGCGAGTCGTTGACCCAGGTGGTGCGGTCCTCGCTGGTCGCCGGGTTCTTCGGCAGCGTCTTCATCCGGGTGATCTTGTCGGCGGCCACGTCGTACTCCAGGAAGCCGTTGAAGAACGACACCTGGAAGTACAGCTTCGACTCGTCGGGGGAGAAGACGGCGGGCCGCACCGCGTCGGAGAAGTCCTTCAGTCCGAACGCGTCCAGGCGCTGACGCATATCGATGACCTTGACCTGCTTGTACGTGGTCGCGTCCACGACCGTGATGTGCCGGTCGCCCTTCGTCCAGTCCCAGGCCGGGTCGTCCAGGGCGGTGTTGACGTCACCGATGGACATGTTCCAGATGTACTTGCCGTCCTTGGTGAAGATGTTCTCGTGCGGCTTGTCGCCGGTGGCGAACGACCCCAGCTGCTTGCCGGTGTCGATGTCCAGCACCTGCACGGTGTTCGCGGTCGAGGCGGAGACGGCGACCCGGGTGCCGTCGGGCGAGACGGCCATGTGGTCCGCGCGGTAACCGGCCACCGGGAAACGCCAGTTGATCTTCCCGGACGCCAGGTCGATCGAGACGACGTCCGCGAAGCTCGGGCGGGAGACCACGACCGACCTGCCGTCCGGGGTGGAGTACATGTCGTCGGCGAACTGGTCGTGTCCCTCGCCGACGCTGTTGCGGATCGCCATGAAGTAGATCCACTTGATGGGGTCCGCGTTGATCTCCGCCATCCGCTGGTCCTTGTCCGGGATGACGTTGATCCGGCCGACCTTCGCGAAGTCGCCGGAGGACTTGATGACATCGGCGGTGCCGTCCCAGTTGTTGCCCACGAACAGCACCTCGCGCAGATCCGGGGCACCGGATGCGGCGGAGGCGACGGTCGCGGGGCCTGCGACGGTCAGGACGAGGGCGGCGGCCACGGAGCAAAGGTGCCTGGTTCTGGAGGCAGGCATGAGTGCTCTCTTTCCTCGGGAAATCTGAACACGGGCGCATTCACAGTGAACTTACTGAAAAGTAAGGAGGGGGTGGCCTTCTCGACAAGATGTGTGCACGACAAGATTGGGCCACCGGTGGGTGACGGAGGGGGAAGCGTGACGGGCAGGCTGAAGGCGCCGACGGGCCGCTACGGCGGCCGGACCGCCGAAGAACGGAAGGCCGAGCGGCGCCGCCGGTTCCTGGATGCCGCGCTGCGGCTGTTCGGCGACAGCCCCGGCTTCCGCGCGGCGACGGTTGCCGCACTCAGCCAGGCCGCGGGCCTGTCCACCCGCCAGTTCTACGAGGAGTTCCGCACCCTGGAGGACGTGCTCGCCGCGCTGCACCTGGAGGTCAACGGCTGGGCGGAACAGGCGGTGCTGGACGCGCTCGCGCGGGCCGAGGGGCTGCCGCTGGCCGAGCGGGCCTCCGTGCTGTTCCACGCCTACGCCCGCGGCGTCACCTGCGACCCGCGCCGTATCCGCATTGCCTTCGTCGAGATCATCGGCGTCAGCCCGCGTCTGGAGGAGCAGCGGCTGGCCCGCCGGGCCCGGTGGGTCGACCTGATCCGCGCCGAGGCCGACGCGGCCGTCGCCCGGGGCGAGGCGGCACCGCGCGACTACCGCCTCGCGGCCACGGCCTTCATCGGAAGTGTCAACGGTCTGTTGCACGACTGGAGCGCGGGGTGGGTGGACGCGAGCCTGGACGAGGTCGTCGACGAGCTCGTCCGCCAACTGCTCGGCATCCTGCGGCCGGAAGGCTGGCGTCCCGAGGCCGGCTGATCAGGTCGGGCCGGGGTGCCACGGGCCACCGACCGTGTGCCCGCGGGGCCGGTGCCGTTCGGCGCGCGCGATCGGCCCGGAGCTGGTCTGCTGGATCGAGGGGCCCGTCGTACCCGTTCTCCGGAGAAGCGCATGAGTACGTATCGAGTCGCGCAGGTGACCGCCCCGAACGGCACGTTCGAGCTGGTCGAGCGAGAGGTGCCGCAGCCCGGTCCCGGCCAGGCGAGGATCGCCGTGGAGGCCTGCGGGGTCTGCCACAGCGACTCCCTCTTCGTGAGCGGCGCACTACCGGGCGTGTCGTTCCCCGACGTGCCCGGGCACGAGATCGCCGGGCACATCGAGGAACTCGGCCAGGGTGTGCTGGAACGGGGCTGGAAGGTCGGCGACCGCGTGGCCGTCGGTTGGTTCGGCGGCAGCTGTGGTCATTGCAGGCCCTGCCGGCAGGGCGACTTCATCGTCTGCCCGAACCTGAAGGTCCCGGGATGGGCGTACGACGGAGGCTTCGGTGAGAAGGTGATCGCGCCCGCCGACGCCCTGGCCCGGATCCCCGACAGCCTGGCGGCGGCCGACGCGGGACCCATGGCCTGCGCGGGCGTGACCACCTACAACGGGCTGCGGCGCAGCTCCGCCCGGCCCGGAGACGTCGTTGCGGTACTCGGCCTCGGCGGACTCGGGCACCTCGGGGTGCGGTACGCGGTCGCGATGGGCTTCGAGACCGTGGCGATCGCCCGTGGCCCGGAGAAGGCCGACTTCGCCAAGCAACTGGGTGCCCACCACTACATCGACAGCACCTCCGGCACCCCGGTCGCCGAGGCGCTGCAGTCCCTCGGCGGCGCCAAGGCCGTCCTGGCCACCGCGGGGAACTCCGAGGCCATCACGGCCACGGTGGACGGCCTGACCCCCCGCGGCGAGCTGGTGGTCATCGGAGCGGACTTCGCGCCGATGGGCATCAGTCCGGCTCAGCTGCTCATGGCCGGCCGCGTCGTGCGCGGCCACCCGTCCGGGACCGCGCAGGACGTGGAGGACACCATGGGGTTCAGCGTCCTGCACAACATCCGCCCGATAACCGAGCACGTACCGCTGGAGCGCGCGGGCGAGGCCTACGAGAAGATGCTCGCCGGAAAGGCCCGCTTCCGGATGGTGCTCACCAGCGGCTGAGGCGTCAGCCACCCAGCCCGTTCACGCGTCCGGCACCGGTGCCACCCCGTCCTCCGCCCGGATCGGCACGGAGGCGGCGAGCAGCGGCTACGGCGCCGCCCCGGCCGGCAGGTACAGCGGTGTGAGCGCCGCGAGCACCGGCCTGAACGTCGTCGACATCGCCTGCACCGGCACTGGCTGAGATCCTGAGACCCTGCCGTTAGGCGCTGGCGGACAGCACCAGCAGGCCCGTCGCCGCCAGCGCCGCGCAGCCCAGCAGGAAGCAGGCCACGAGCCGCTGCCGCAGCGCCCGGTATCTGGTCTCGTACCCCTCCCGCAGCTCCTCGGCCCGCTCGGCGGTGCGCCGCCACGACGTGCGGGCCAGCGCCAGGTACTCCGCCTCGAACTGCCGCTCGAGATCGTCCCGTTGGGTCTCGGTGAGCCAGCCGAGGCGGGCGGCCGCGCGGGCCGCCGCCGTGCGGCCCTCCTCCCGCGCGGCGGCCAGCAGCAGATGGCCCTCGATCTCCTGGACCAGCGTCCGCTCGTCCCCGCTGCTCATCGCGTGGTCAACTCCCGCTCCCGCAGCGGCACCTCGGGGTGGTGCAGGTCGAACGCCGGGGACTCGCTGCGAATGCTGGGGAGGGTGAGGAAGTTGTGCCGGGGCGGCGGGCAGGAGGTCGCCCACTCCAGGGAGCGGCCGTAGCCCCACGGATCGTCGGTCTCGACCTTCTCGCCGTACCTGGCGGTCTTCCACACGTTGTAGAAGAACGGGAGCAGGGACGAGCCGAGCAGGAACGAGAAGATCGTCGAAACCGTGTTGAGCGTGGTGAGCCCCTCGACCGCCAGATAGTCGGGGATACGGCGCTGCATGCCGTTCACGCCCAGCCAGTGCTGCACGAGGAACGCGCCGTGGAAGCCGATGAACAGCGTCCAGAAGGTGATCTTGCCGAGCCGTTCGTCCAGCATCTTGCCGGTCCACTTCGGCCACCAGAAGTGGAAGCCCGCGAACATCGCGAACACGACCGTGCCGAAGATGACGTAGTGGAAGTGGGCGACCACGAAGTAGGTGTCGGAGGTCGGGAAGTCCAGCGGCGGCGAGGCCAGCATCACCCCGGTCAGGCCGCCGAAGACGAACGTCACCAGGAAGCCCATCACCCACAGCATCGGGGTCTCGAAGGACAGGCTGCCGCGCCACATGGTCCCGATCCAGTTGAAGAACTTCACACCGGTCGGGACGGCGATCAGGAAGGTCATGAAGGAGAAGAACGGCAGCAGCACACCGCCGGTGACGTACATGTGGTGCGCCCACACCGTCACGGACAGACCGGCGATCGCGATGGTGGCCGCGATCAGACCCATGTAGCCGAACATCGGCTTGCGGGAGAAGACCGGGATGACCTCGGAGATGATGCCGAAGAACGGCAGCGCGATGATGTACACCTCTGGATGGCCGAAGAACCAGAAGAGGTGTTGCCACAGCAGGGCTCCGCCGTTCGCCGCGTCGAAGACATGGGCGCCGAACTTGCGGTCCGCCTCCAGGGCGAACAGCGCGGCCGCGAGGACCGGGAAGGCGAGCAGGACCAGGACGGCGGTCAGCAGCACGTTCCACACGAAGATCGGCATGCGGAACATGGTCATGCCCGGGGCACGCATGCAGATGATCGTGGTGATGAAGTTGACCGCGCCGAGGATGGTGCCGAAGCCGGAAAGGGCCAGACCCATGATCCACATGTCGGAACCCGCACCCGGCGAACGGATGGCGTCCGACAACGGGGAGTAGGCGAACCAGCCGAAGTCCGCCGCGCCCTGCGGCGTGAGGAAGCCGCCGACCGCGATGAGCGAGCCGAGCAGGTACAGCCAGTAGGCCAGCATGTTCAGTCGCGGGAACGCCACGTCGGGCGCGCCGATCTGCAGCGGCATGATCCAGTTCGCGAAACCGGCGAACAACGGCGTCGCGAACATCAGCAGCATGATCGTGCCGTGCATCGTGAA is a genomic window of Streptomyces griseochromogenes containing:
- a CDS encoding cellulase family glycosylhydrolase, with product MSSIRMRLLTVLVVLSGFLTVAGAPPATAATPAVPSGSLWFDGTPLTVRDGRFLDGQGREVVLRGYNVSGETKLEENGGLPFASVADARTSATALRALGGGDAVRLPLSWAHAEPVRGQVDTAYLAAVTEQMRAFLDAGIRVYPDFHQDLYSRYLFDTGSWYTGDGAPKWAVDAGNYPKESCGICLFWGQNITQNAAVRKAQYDFWHNAYGLQDAFLAMARTTMAHLRQHLSEEEFAGVVGFDPYNEPYAGSYDAGQTSRTWERDLLWPFYVKFRARMDAAGWQDKPAFVEPNLFWNANISTQKQEGGLLDAGTLGPDYVFNTHFYDQKAISGILMWGKAADGQYASDFAAVRDRASAAGTAAVVSEFGHPLSGTVSDKAPTVLKAMYQALDSRVPGASWWTNPAASGPVLSGSQWQWDLYSGRHHEPMNANPDKVVTSGDAWNGEDLSAVKLGDFGNVTLRQDARLLDRIYPSATAGTTLAFTYEDRSRDGSTTLTWNPVPSSLPNVARVVGSGQYGLLVWRSGGGTAPTELHLPASFPASATTVVSDLGTVYAPPAYTAATPVGVAPEPGGSGSRRLLLTDTDTDTGSSAPHYALVTNGATAPSADLLNAARSELAAWTAAHF
- a CDS encoding YncE family protein, producing MPASRTRHLCSVAAALVLTVAGPATVASAASGAPDLREVLFVGNNWDGTADVIKSSGDFAKVGRINVIPDKDQRMAEINADPIKWIYFMAIRNSVGEGHDQFADDMYSTPDGRSVVVSRPSFADVVSIDLASGKINWRFPVAGYRADHMAVSPDGTRVAVSASTANTVQVLDIDTGKQLGSFATGDKPHENIFTKDGKYIWNMSIGDVNTALDDPAWDWTKGDRHITVVDATTYKQVKVIDMRQRLDAFGLKDFSDAVRPAVFSPDESKLYFQVSFFNGFLEYDVAADKITRMKTLPKNPATSEDRTTWVNDSRHHGISMNPGGTKLCVAGTMDDYATVVDRATLQEGPLITASKPYWATVSGDGKDCVVSESGADQVTAIDFATGRKVTSIPVGDHPQRVRLGHVQADWTGPSGG
- a CDS encoding TetR/AcrR family transcriptional regulator produces the protein MTGRLKAPTGRYGGRTAEERKAERRRRFLDAALRLFGDSPGFRAATVAALSQAAGLSTRQFYEEFRTLEDVLAALHLEVNGWAEQAVLDALARAEGLPLAERASVLFHAYARGVTCDPRRIRIAFVEIIGVSPRLEEQRLARRARWVDLIRAEADAAVARGEAAPRDYRLAATAFIGSVNGLLHDWSAGWVDASLDEVVDELVRQLLGILRPEGWRPEAG
- a CDS encoding alcohol dehydrogenase, with translation MSTYRVAQVTAPNGTFELVEREVPQPGPGQARIAVEACGVCHSDSLFVSGALPGVSFPDVPGHEIAGHIEELGQGVLERGWKVGDRVAVGWFGGSCGHCRPCRQGDFIVCPNLKVPGWAYDGGFGEKVIAPADALARIPDSLAAADAGPMACAGVTTYNGLRRSSARPGDVVAVLGLGGLGHLGVRYAVAMGFETVAIARGPEKADFAKQLGAHHYIDSTSGTPVAEALQSLGGAKAVLATAGNSEAITATVDGLTPRGELVVIGADFAPMGISPAQLLMAGRVVRGHPSGTAQDVEDTMGFSVLHNIRPITEHVPLERAGEAYEKMLAGKARFRMVLTSG
- the ctaD gene encoding cytochrome c oxidase subunit I, whose product is MKRIQDIRTVRWLTTTDHKTIGTLYLVTAFGFFLIGGVMALLMRAELARPGLQIMSNEQFNQAFTMHGTIMLLMFATPLFAGFANWIMPLQIGAPDVAFPRLNMLAYWLYLLGSLIAVGGFLTPQGAADFGWFAYSPLSDAIRSPGAGSDMWIMGLALSGFGTILGAVNFITTIICMRAPGMTMFRMPIFVWNVLLTAVLVLLAFPVLAAALFALEADRKFGAHVFDAANGGALLWQHLFWFFGHPEVYIIALPFFGIISEVIPVFSRKPMFGYMGLIAATIAIAGLSVTVWAHHMYVTGGVLLPFFSFMTFLIAVPTGVKFFNWIGTMWRGSLSFETPMLWVMGFLVTFVFGGLTGVMLASPPLDFPTSDTYFVVAHFHYVIFGTVVFAMFAGFHFWWPKWTGKMLDERLGKITFWTLFIGFHGAFLVQHWLGVNGMQRRIPDYLAVEGLTTLNTVSTIFSFLLGSSLLPFFYNVWKTARYGEKVETDDPWGYGRSLEWATSCPPPRHNFLTLPSIRSESPAFDLHHPEVPLRERELTTR